In one Zobellia galactanivorans genomic region, the following are encoded:
- the leuB gene encoding 3-isopropylmalate dehydrogenase encodes MQLKIALLGGDGIGPEVLAQSVKCLKAIEETFNHRFEFVEAPFGAIAMTGSGRPLPDETLALCQESDAILFGAIGALEYDNNPEAKVRPEQGLLRLRKELGLFASIRPIKMFPAFLENSPLKRNIVDHTDLVIFRELTGGIYFGKKTLSEDGTTASDLCTYSESEISRIAHLAFKAAKKRRKKVTLVDKANVLESSRLWRKTVTNIAQSYPDISFECLFIDNAAVQMMLNPRQFDVILTDNMFGDILSDQGSVILGSVGLLPSASVGLENAMFEPFHGSYPQAKGKNIANPVASILSSAMLLQHFGLDEEANAIVAAVHKSFVKKVVTTDVLGSSKYGTDYVGDFISENIVESDDNPSINDENIGLGKSTII; translated from the coding sequence ATGCAGCTAAAAATTGCCCTTCTTGGCGGCGATGGCATTGGCCCCGAAGTATTGGCCCAATCGGTAAAATGCCTAAAAGCAATCGAAGAAACCTTTAATCATAGGTTTGAATTCGTTGAAGCTCCCTTTGGCGCTATCGCCATGACAGGGTCTGGACGACCGTTACCCGACGAAACATTGGCCCTTTGCCAAGAGTCCGATGCTATTTTATTCGGCGCCATCGGTGCCTTGGAGTATGATAATAACCCAGAAGCCAAGGTTAGACCCGAACAAGGACTATTAAGGTTACGCAAAGAACTAGGCCTTTTTGCCAGTATCAGACCCATTAAAATGTTTCCTGCATTTTTAGAGAATTCCCCGCTTAAGCGAAATATCGTAGATCATACCGACCTCGTTATTTTTCGGGAACTTACAGGAGGTATTTATTTTGGAAAAAAAACACTGAGTGAAGATGGAACCACGGCATCGGACCTCTGCACCTATTCGGAAAGCGAGATAAGCCGAATTGCCCATTTAGCCTTTAAAGCGGCAAAAAAAAGACGTAAAAAAGTAACCCTTGTCGACAAGGCCAACGTGCTCGAGTCATCGCGACTTTGGCGTAAAACCGTTACCAATATAGCCCAGAGCTATCCTGACATATCCTTTGAATGTCTGTTTATCGACAATGCCGCGGTGCAAATGATGCTTAACCCGCGCCAATTTGATGTTATACTGACCGATAATATGTTCGGTGATATCCTTTCCGACCAAGGTAGTGTCATCCTAGGCTCGGTAGGCCTTCTTCCTTCCGCTTCGGTGGGCTTGGAAAATGCCATGTTCGAGCCTTTTCACGGATCCTACCCACAGGCCAAAGGAAAGAACATCGCCAATCCGGTTGCCTCAATTCTCAGTTCCGCCATGTTATTACAGCACTTTGGACTTGACGAAGAAGCAAATGCCATCGTAGCCGCCGTACATAAATCTTTTGTCAAGAAAGTAGTGACAACGGACGTTTTGGGAAGCAGCAAATATGGTACGGACTACGTAGGCGATTTTATTTCGGAAAACATTGTTGAGTCTGACGACAATCCAAGCATTAACGATGAGAACATCGGCCTAGGAAAGTCAACGATTATCTAA
- a CDS encoding peroxiredoxin family protein, with protein sequence MKKLLCMVSLLSALISCKDETQPELSEGVWRGKLSVMEGEKLPFNFLVEREDDAYKMQIYNASEVIVVDEIELKGDSIRIHPPVFEGYISGTFTPERIDGDFRIESLDRVVPFEASFGETERFSTKKNADVNVSGIWETEFTPVDLEAYMGKGIFAQDGNKVTGTFRTTTGDYRYLEGVVTGDSLKLSAFDGAHAFLFTAQVTDSSLNGVFYSGNHSKETFVGKRNEGFELPPADSLTFLKKGYDKFSFSFPDIDGTMVSSEDERFKNKVVIVQILGSWCPNCLDETKFYVNYLRDHNLKNLEVVGLAFEYAKTKEGAIKSIERLKQRIGVNYPILLAQYGSSDKDMAQKKLPMLNRLLSYPTTIFIDKEGKVRHIHTGFNGPATGEKYIEFHKEFDTLLHELLSE encoded by the coding sequence ATGAAGAAGTTGCTATGTATGGTTTCGCTTTTGAGTGCCCTTATTTCCTGTAAGGACGAAACACAACCTGAATTGTCGGAAGGGGTATGGAGAGGGAAACTCAGTGTAATGGAGGGTGAAAAACTGCCTTTTAATTTTTTGGTTGAAAGGGAAGACGATGCGTATAAGATGCAAATTTATAATGCCAGTGAAGTCATCGTTGTTGATGAAATCGAGCTAAAGGGCGATTCGATACGGATACATCCGCCTGTTTTTGAGGGATACATTTCGGGAACGTTTACACCGGAGCGGATTGATGGTGATTTTAGAATTGAAAGTTTAGATAGGGTAGTGCCTTTTGAGGCCAGTTTTGGGGAAACGGAACGTTTTTCTACCAAAAAAAACGCAGACGTAAATGTTTCCGGTATTTGGGAAACGGAATTCACTCCTGTGGATCTTGAGGCGTATATGGGAAAAGGCATATTTGCCCAAGACGGGAATAAGGTAACGGGGACATTTAGGACAACAACGGGCGACTATCGTTATTTGGAAGGCGTAGTAACGGGCGATTCCTTAAAGTTGTCGGCATTTGATGGGGCCCATGCCTTTCTGTTCACGGCCCAGGTGACCGATAGTAGCTTAAACGGGGTGTTCTATTCGGGAAATCATTCCAAGGAAACTTTTGTGGGGAAGCGTAATGAGGGCTTTGAGCTGCCGCCTGCCGATTCGCTTACATTTTTAAAGAAAGGGTATGATAAATTTTCATTTTCATTTCCCGATATCGACGGTACAATGGTGTCTTCCGAAGATGAACGATTTAAGAACAAGGTGGTAATCGTACAAATTTTAGGCTCTTGGTGTCCGAACTGTTTGGACGAGACCAAATTTTACGTCAATTACTTAAGGGACCATAATCTCAAAAACCTTGAAGTAGTAGGCTTGGCCTTTGAATACGCCAAGACAAAAGAAGGAGCCATAAAAAGTATTGAAAGGCTCAAGCAGCGTATAGGGGTAAATTATCCTATTCTATTGGCACAGTACGGAAGCTCCGATAAAGATATGGCGCAGAAAAAACTACCGATGCTTAATCGGTTATTGTCATATCCAACTACGATATTCATCGATAAGGAAGGAAAAGTACGCCATATACATACCGGGTTTAACGGACCTGCTACCGGTGAAAAATACATAGAGTTTCACAAAGAGTTCGATACACTTTTGCATGAACTGCTAAGTGAATAA
- the pheT gene encoding phenylalanine--tRNA ligase subunit beta, with product MQISYNWLKQFLKLDWDSQKTAELLTDLGLEVEGITPFESIKGGLKGIVVGHVLSCTKHPNADKLKVTTVDIGAESPVQIVCGAPNVDKGQKVPVATVGTKLYTPEGKVWKIGKGKIRGEESHGMICAEDELGLGSDHEGILVLDSKLKPGTPCSEIFDVEQDEVFEIGLTPNRADAMSHYGVARDLKAGLIQKEINKELITPSISQFNVDNRSLKLQVDVVDSKLVPRYAGITLSNLTIKPSPKWLQNRLRAIGINPTNNVVDATNYVLHELGQPLHAFDADRIHGKKVIVKTLPAGTKFMTLDGEERTLHEDDLMICDSEKPMCIAGVFGGINTGVTEKTNSIFLESAYFNPVSIRKTAKRHGLNTDASFRFERGIDIENVEYALKRAALLIKEIAGGDITSDIIDFYPKRFDEHQVFLTFRKTYSLVGQEIPQDTIKSILTSLDIKVKSVTEAGLGLSIPSYRVDVQREVDVIEEILRVYGYNNIDFGTKLNASTAPVSKFDDHRLQTVIGDLLASKGFYEIMTNSLTAPANAQLIDESETDEKSVQMLNPLSNDLSIMRRSMLYTGLETVLYNNNRKKHNLKLFEFGKSYEQQDTKYIEDKHLCLYLTGNRSESNWSREVKAIDFFYLKSIVLNILARLGITDAISEPTSNSAFSEGLSLAVNTKEVVSFGLIKKSILKKMNLKQEVLYADFNWDNVIALAQKNSITYREIPKYPEVKRDLALLLDDAVSFKQVYDLGRKTEKKLLKDINLFDVYVGDKLPKGKKSYAVSFTLQDSQRTLTDKQIDRIMGKLQKTYQTELGAELR from the coding sequence ATGCAGATTTCATATAACTGGTTAAAACAATTTTTAAAACTTGATTGGGATTCCCAAAAAACAGCTGAGCTTCTAACCGACCTAGGCCTTGAAGTTGAAGGAATTACTCCTTTTGAATCCATCAAAGGCGGACTTAAGGGTATTGTAGTAGGCCATGTACTTAGCTGCACCAAACATCCGAATGCCGATAAATTAAAAGTAACCACGGTAGACATAGGTGCCGAATCTCCGGTGCAAATCGTTTGTGGAGCGCCCAATGTAGACAAAGGCCAGAAAGTACCCGTTGCCACGGTCGGCACGAAATTGTACACTCCTGAGGGAAAGGTCTGGAAAATAGGAAAAGGAAAAATAAGGGGCGAAGAAAGCCACGGTATGATATGTGCCGAAGACGAGCTCGGACTAGGCTCTGACCACGAAGGCATTCTTGTACTCGACAGCAAACTAAAACCGGGCACTCCTTGTTCCGAAATCTTTGATGTCGAACAAGACGAAGTCTTTGAAATAGGCCTTACCCCTAACCGTGCCGATGCCATGAGCCATTATGGCGTAGCAAGGGACCTGAAAGCGGGACTCATACAAAAAGAGATCAATAAAGAATTGATTACCCCTTCCATTAGCCAGTTTAATGTAGACAACCGTTCGCTAAAACTGCAAGTTGATGTGGTAGATAGTAAACTAGTACCTCGTTATGCCGGTATTACCTTAAGCAACCTAACGATAAAGCCATCGCCAAAATGGCTACAGAACAGGTTACGGGCCATCGGTATCAACCCCACCAACAATGTGGTCGATGCCACCAATTATGTCTTGCACGAACTCGGTCAGCCTTTACATGCCTTCGATGCCGATCGCATCCACGGTAAAAAAGTCATCGTAAAAACTTTACCGGCAGGGACTAAATTTATGACCCTAGACGGGGAAGAGCGTACCTTGCACGAAGACGACCTAATGATCTGCGATTCTGAAAAACCTATGTGTATAGCAGGAGTTTTTGGAGGAATAAACACAGGTGTTACCGAAAAAACAAACTCGATATTTCTTGAAAGCGCCTATTTCAACCCTGTTTCCATTCGCAAGACCGCTAAAAGACACGGCTTGAACACCGATGCGTCTTTTAGATTTGAAAGAGGTATCGATATTGAGAATGTAGAGTACGCCCTAAAACGTGCTGCTTTATTGATAAAGGAAATCGCAGGAGGCGATATTACTTCCGACATTATCGATTTTTACCCTAAACGTTTTGACGAACATCAAGTTTTCTTGACCTTCAGAAAAACCTATTCCTTGGTCGGACAGGAAATCCCACAAGATACGATCAAATCGATATTGACCTCACTGGACATTAAGGTAAAAAGCGTCACCGAAGCCGGACTCGGACTTTCAATACCTTCATACCGCGTAGATGTACAAAGGGAAGTAGATGTTATTGAAGAAATTTTACGTGTTTACGGTTATAATAATATAGATTTTGGCACCAAGCTAAACGCTTCCACCGCACCGGTTTCAAAGTTCGACGATCATAGGTTACAAACCGTTATAGGTGATTTATTGGCCTCAAAGGGTTTCTATGAAATCATGACGAACAGTTTGACCGCTCCAGCCAACGCCCAACTCATTGATGAGTCCGAAACAGATGAGAAAAGTGTTCAAATGCTGAATCCGTTGAGCAACGACCTTTCGATAATGCGTCGTTCTATGTTATATACCGGTCTTGAGACCGTACTCTACAACAACAACAGGAAAAAGCACAACTTAAAACTTTTTGAGTTCGGGAAATCGTACGAACAACAAGACACAAAGTATATAGAAGACAAACACCTTTGTCTTTACCTGACCGGCAACCGCAGCGAGAGCAATTGGTCAAGGGAAGTAAAAGCCATCGATTTCTTTTATTTAAAATCGATAGTCTTGAATATCTTGGCCCGCTTGGGAATTACCGATGCCATCTCTGAGCCAACATCGAACAGTGCATTCTCGGAAGGACTCAGCCTGGCTGTCAACACCAAGGAAGTAGTTTCTTTTGGATTGATTAAAAAATCAATCCTTAAGAAGATGAACCTCAAACAAGAAGTTCTCTATGCCGATTTCAATTGGGACAACGTAATTGCCTTGGCCCAAAAAAACAGCATCACCTATCGCGAAATCCCTAAATACCCAGAGGTAAAACGCGACTTGGCCCTATTGCTAGACGACGCTGTTTCTTTTAAACAAGTATACGATTTAGGTAGAAAGACCGAGAAGAAGTTATTGAAAGACATCAACCTTTTTGATGTATATGTAGGCGACAAACTTCCAAAAGGCAAAAAGTCATATGCGGTAAGCTTTACTTTGCAAGACAGTCAGCGTACATTGACCGACAAGCAAATCGATCGCATTATGGGCAAATTGCAGAAAACGTATCAAACCGAACTGGGAGCGGAACTACGCTAG
- a CDS encoding fasciclin domain-containing protein, with the protein MKYPTILVCLFFTLCFSLSAQEITTANSPLVGASGESIVNSTANSKNHQTLLAVMRATDLEELLDQSGPFTVFAPSDRAFENLSGKSVKDLLDPKNKKELKDLLTYHIVAGYISASKILKAMCRGKGKATFTTVQGDTITATMKGIDIILTDSFGNKATIVVADSNQKNGVIHEIDSVILPGKI; encoded by the coding sequence ATGAAATATCCTACGATTCTAGTTTGTCTGTTTTTTACTCTTTGTTTTTCGCTTTCGGCACAAGAAATCACAACCGCTAACAGTCCTTTAGTGGGGGCTTCTGGTGAATCGATTGTCAATTCTACGGCAAACTCAAAAAATCATCAAACCCTTTTGGCGGTTATGAGGGCTACCGATTTAGAGGAGTTGTTGGATCAATCGGGACCTTTTACGGTTTTTGCTCCTTCCGATCGTGCGTTTGAAAATCTATCGGGCAAATCGGTCAAAGACCTTTTGGATCCTAAAAATAAAAAAGAACTTAAGGATTTATTGACTTACCATATTGTAGCCGGTTACATTTCGGCTTCTAAGATATTGAAGGCTATGTGTAGGGGTAAGGGCAAGGCTACCTTTACTACGGTGCAAGGCGATACGATTACGGCAACGATGAAAGGTATAGATATTATCTTGACCGATAGCTTCGGAAACAAGGCGACTATAGTTGTGGCCGACTCCAATCAGAAAAACGGGGTGATACACGAAATCGATAGTGTGATATTACCCGGAAAAATATAA
- a CDS encoding ABC-F family ATP-binding cassette domain-containing protein: MLSVSNLSVQFGKRVLFDEVNVTFTQGNCYGVIGANGAGKSTFLKILSGQIDPTSGHVHLEPGKRMSILEQNHNAYDEFTVLESVVMGNKPLFRIKQEIDALYADYTDENADKIGELQVQFEEMNGWNADSDAAALLSNLGIPEELHYTSMADIDSKLKVRVLLAQALFGSPDVLIMDEPTNDLDYETINWLENFLADYENTVIVVSHDRHFLDSVCTNIADIDFGKLNLYSGNYTFWYESSQLAARQRAQQNKKAEEKAKELQEFIARFSANVAKSKQATSRKKMLSKLKVEDIKPSSRRYPAIIFEREREAGDQILNVEGLSAMSEDGDLLFENVNLNLAKGDKVAIISRDSRATTAFYEIINGNKKAEKGEFQWGVTTTQSYLPADNSSFFNENISLVDWLRQWAKTEEEREEVYIRGFLGKMLFSGEEALKQCTVLSGGEKVRCMLSRMMMLRANVLMLDEPTNHLDLESITAFNNSLKNFKGTVLFTTHDHHFAQTVADRIIELTPKGNIDRYLSFDEYMSDKALREQRNKMYVETV; the protein is encoded by the coding sequence ATGCTGTCGGTATCAAATTTATCTGTGCAATTCGGAAAAAGAGTCTTGTTCGATGAAGTGAACGTAACCTTTACCCAAGGCAACTGTTATGGGGTGATCGGGGCAAATGGAGCGGGAAAATCTACCTTCCTTAAAATCTTGTCAGGACAGATAGACCCTACCTCGGGTCATGTGCATTTAGAGCCCGGCAAGCGTATGTCGATCTTGGAGCAAAACCACAATGCCTATGATGAGTTTACGGTTTTGGAGTCGGTGGTAATGGGAAACAAGCCACTATTTCGCATTAAGCAGGAAATCGATGCCCTGTACGCAGATTATACCGATGAAAATGCCGACAAGATAGGGGAGTTGCAGGTTCAATTTGAAGAAATGAACGGATGGAACGCCGATAGCGATGCAGCGGCACTTCTGTCGAACTTGGGAATCCCTGAAGAATTACATTATACCTCTATGGCCGATATCGACTCCAAGCTTAAGGTAAGGGTTCTTTTGGCCCAGGCCCTATTCGGAAGCCCCGATGTGTTGATTATGGATGAGCCTACCAACGACCTTGATTATGAAACCATAAACTGGCTCGAGAATTTCTTGGCCGATTATGAGAATACGGTAATCGTTGTTTCTCACGATAGACACTTTTTGGACTCGGTCTGTACCAATATCGCCGATATCGACTTCGGGAAGTTGAACCTGTATTCGGGTAACTATACGTTCTGGTACGAAAGTAGCCAATTGGCAGCGCGCCAAAGGGCACAACAAAATAAGAAGGCGGAAGAAAAAGCCAAGGAACTTCAAGAGTTTATTGCGCGTTTTAGTGCCAACGTTGCAAAAAGTAAGCAGGCCACTTCAAGAAAGAAAATGTTATCTAAACTTAAGGTAGAAGATATCAAGCCTTCAAGTAGAAGATACCCGGCCATTATTTTTGAAAGGGAACGGGAGGCCGGAGACCAAATATTGAACGTAGAGGGGCTTTCCGCTATGTCGGAAGACGGTGATCTGCTTTTTGAGAATGTCAACCTAAATTTGGCAAAGGGGGATAAGGTGGCCATAATTTCTAGGGATTCTAGGGCGACTACCGCATTCTACGAAATTATCAATGGCAACAAGAAGGCGGAAAAAGGTGAGTTCCAATGGGGGGTCACCACTACACAGTCTTATTTACCTGCCGATAACTCAAGTTTCTTTAACGAAAATATAAGCCTAGTAGATTGGTTACGTCAATGGGCCAAGACCGAAGAAGAACGCGAAGAGGTATATATTCGCGGGTTCTTGGGAAAAATGCTTTTCAGTGGCGAAGAAGCCTTAAAGCAATGTACCGTGCTCTCCGGAGGTGAAAAGGTGCGTTGTATGCTTAGCCGAATGATGATGTTAAGGGCCAACGTCCTTATGTTGGATGAGCCTACCAATCACTTGGACTTAGAGAGTATTACCGCATTTAACAATTCATTAAAAAACTTCAAAGGTACCGTTCTGTTTACTACCCATGACCATCATTTTGCACAGACGGTTGCCGATAGAATTATCGAGTTGACTCCAAAAGGCAACATTGACAGATATTTGTCGTTTGATGAATATATGTCCGACAAGGCATTGCGGGAGCAACGTAACAAAATGTACGTTGAAACCGTATAA
- a CDS encoding TlpA family protein disulfide reductase, with protein MNRNLLYLFLLVLVSCGAEKNSSSIFFAGEIVNPTSNYIVLLKGDVVIDSAELDEDNRFAFTLDSISEGLYHFNHDPELQYVYLEKGDSLLVRLNTTDFDESLVFSGSGEALNNFLLEVFLAHEEEAPAVRSMYRLTPTDFERKIDSLKQLKLDVLAELKSENKFSEKELKIANASVSYNYNTYKEEYPFKHKKLTGENIFKDLPPNFYAYRKELTFNDKDLTYLRPYYNFMINHVGNLSFMSCSHACSIKNNVVRNQLHFNKHKLHIIDSLVKEKELKDNLFRYVAFDYLLKVHDSEEKNDEFISNFRELSENNRHMDEIDALYQGIKNIQPKKQIPNVEVTSTDGRVVTLQEIAAQNKKTVFYFWSATDRMHFESIKRRIAQLSAKKPKYSFVGINIKTDESNWKGILETSGLDQSKQYRSSDFEELTKSLIVYPLNKCIITDDKVIVDAFANVYTSF; from the coding sequence ATGAATAGAAATTTACTCTATCTATTTCTTCTCGTTTTAGTTAGTTGTGGTGCCGAGAAAAATTCCTCCAGTATATTTTTTGCAGGTGAAATCGTTAATCCGACGAGCAATTATATTGTTTTGCTCAAAGGGGATGTCGTCATAGACTCTGCGGAGTTGGACGAGGACAATAGATTTGCATTTACCCTAGACTCTATTAGCGAAGGCCTCTATCACTTCAATCATGACCCCGAACTACAATACGTATATCTCGAAAAGGGAGATAGCCTTTTGGTTCGATTGAACACTACCGATTTTGACGAATCCTTGGTGTTTTCCGGAAGCGGCGAGGCCCTGAACAATTTTCTTCTCGAAGTGTTCCTTGCCCATGAGGAAGAAGCTCCGGCCGTACGTTCAATGTACCGCTTGACCCCAACCGATTTCGAAAGGAAAATAGACTCGCTAAAACAACTTAAATTAGATGTATTGGCAGAGTTAAAAAGCGAGAACAAGTTCTCGGAAAAAGAGCTAAAGATCGCCAACGCCAGTGTCAGCTACAATTACAACACTTATAAAGAGGAGTATCCGTTCAAGCACAAGAAATTGACCGGGGAAAATATTTTTAAAGACCTCCCTCCCAACTTCTACGCCTACAGAAAGGAACTTACCTTCAACGATAAAGATTTGACCTACCTAAGGCCCTACTACAACTTTATGATCAACCATGTGGGCAACTTATCTTTTATGTCCTGCTCACACGCCTGTAGCATAAAAAACAATGTAGTTCGCAATCAGCTGCACTTTAACAAGCACAAGCTCCATATTATCGATAGTCTCGTAAAGGAGAAAGAACTCAAGGACAATCTGTTCAGGTACGTGGCCTTTGACTACCTTTTGAAGGTTCATGATTCGGAAGAAAAAAATGACGAGTTCATTTCCAATTTTAGGGAATTGAGCGAGAACAACAGGCATATGGATGAAATTGATGCGCTTTACCAAGGCATCAAGAATATTCAGCCTAAAAAACAAATACCGAACGTAGAAGTAACGAGTACCGACGGAAGAGTTGTAACCCTACAAGAGATTGCGGCCCAAAACAAGAAAACCGTTTTCTATTTTTGGTCGGCGACCGACAGAATGCATTTTGAAAGCATCAAAAGAAGAATAGCCCAACTATCGGCAAAAAAACCGAAATACTCATTTGTAGGTATAAACATAAAAACCGACGAGAGCAATTGGAAAGGCATCTTAGAGACCTCGGGGCTTGACCAATCCAAACAGTACCGCTCGTCAGATTTTGAAGAGCTAACGAAATCGCTGATCGTATATCCGCTCAACAAATGTATCATTACCGACGACAAGGTCATTGTTGATGCCTTCGCGAACGTTTACACTTCATTCTAA
- the fsa gene encoding fructose-6-phosphate aldolase, whose translation MKFFIDTANLDQIREAQELGVLDGVTTNPSLMAKEGITGRNNILKHYVDICNIVDGDVSAEVIATTFDEMVKEGEELAELHDQIVVKIPMIKDGVKALKYFSDKGIKTNCTLVFSAGQALLAAKAGATYVSPFIGRLDDISTDGLNLIAEIRHIYDNYAFETQILAASIRHTMHVIDCAKVGADVMTSGLSSITGLLKHPLTDSGLEKFLADYNKGN comes from the coding sequence ATGAAATTTTTTATAGACACGGCCAATTTGGATCAGATACGGGAAGCACAAGAACTCGGTGTTCTTGACGGTGTAACTACCAATCCGTCGTTAATGGCCAAAGAAGGCATTACAGGAAGAAACAATATATTAAAACACTATGTAGACATCTGCAATATCGTTGATGGGGATGTATCTGCCGAGGTTATAGCCACAACTTTTGACGAGATGGTCAAGGAAGGTGAAGAGTTGGCCGAACTACACGATCAGATCGTTGTAAAAATACCCATGATAAAAGACGGGGTTAAGGCATTAAAATATTTTTCCGATAAAGGTATCAAGACGAACTGTACTTTGGTATTTTCTGCGGGACAGGCTTTGTTGGCCGCTAAAGCGGGAGCAACTTACGTTTCTCCATTTATCGGAAGATTGGACGACATTTCTACCGATGGGCTTAACCTTATAGCGGAAATACGACATATATACGATAACTACGCTTTTGAAACGCAAATTTTGGCGGCTTCTATCCGTCATACCATGCATGTAATCGATTGTGCAAAGGTCGGAGCGGATGTTATGACAAGTGGTTTGTCTTCGATCACAGGTCTTTTAAAGCACCCATTGACCGATAGCGGTCTAGAGAAATTCTTGGCAGACTACAACAAAGGAAACTAA
- a CDS encoding SDR family oxidoreductase gives MEQKVVLITGGSSGIGKSIGVYLKSKGFKVYGTTRNLAKHRDFEVFDLLELDVSDQGSIVAAVDYVISKENRLDVLVNNAGVGITGPLEETPTEEVQKAFDTNVYGPLRMVQAVLPQMRKQKGGTIINITSIAGYMGLPYRGVYSATKAALSMLTEALRMETKAFDIKITTLAPGDFATNIAAGRYHSPLLEDSPYKKPYGNTLKMMNDDVSNGGDPIAVAKQVFEIVENPKPRVHYKVGSPLQKFSVVLKSLLPDKVYEKLLLNHYKL, from the coding sequence ATGGAGCAAAAAGTAGTATTGATAACAGGAGGTTCTTCCGGTATAGGAAAGTCTATAGGGGTATACCTCAAATCAAAAGGGTTCAAAGTTTACGGAACCACAAGAAATTTAGCCAAGCATAGAGATTTTGAAGTTTTTGACCTGCTCGAACTTGATGTTTCCGATCAAGGAAGTATCGTAGCAGCGGTAGACTATGTCATCTCAAAGGAAAATAGGCTTGACGTATTGGTGAACAATGCCGGGGTAGGAATTACGGGGCCTCTGGAGGAAACCCCTACTGAGGAAGTTCAAAAAGCTTTTGATACCAATGTTTACGGTCCTCTTCGTATGGTGCAGGCCGTATTGCCCCAAATGCGCAAGCAAAAAGGGGGAACGATCATTAATATTACGTCTATAGCCGGTTATATGGGCCTACCTTATAGAGGTGTGTATTCCGCGACCAAGGCGGCACTTTCAATGCTTACGGAAGCCCTACGGATGGAAACCAAGGCCTTTGATATTAAGATTACAACCTTGGCCCCTGGCGATTTTGCCACGAATATTGCGGCAGGCCGTTACCATTCCCCACTTTTAGAAGACTCCCCTTATAAGAAACCATACGGTAATACCCTGAAAATGATGAATGATGATGTGTCTAATGGGGGCGATCCGATAGCTGTGGCCAAGCAGGTCTTTGAAATTGTAGAAAACCCCAAACCTCGGGTACATTATAAAGTAGGGTCGCCACTTCAGAAATTTTCGGTGGTCTTAAAGAGCTTGTTGCCAGATAAAGTGTACGAGAAACTCTTGCTAAACCATTATAAGTTGTAA